A window of Bacillus sp. DX3.1 genomic DNA:
TGCTTCTTGGGCTTTCCTCTTTATCTTCTCTTCATAATCTTCCCAGAACCGCCAACCCTTGTTTTAGGGGGAGACGTATTTCTTGGCGGGCTTTTAATTGATGATTTCGGTTTTACATCTGATCCACTAGAACCACCCGGTGATTTTATGATTTTCCCTTTATTCTCTGTAGACGGCGGGATAGTCTTACTTCCTTTTTCCGTAACACTACCTTTATCACCTACAGATGTTTTTGGTTCTTGTATCTTATCACTTCTCTTAATAATAGAGCCCTTACCTTGTTTCGTAATTGGCGGTGGTGTTTTTTTCTCTTCTTTTGTAGGCGGCCTTTCTGGAATAACCGGTTTATGATTTTTCCGGTCTGTATATCCGCGGTAATCGCCATGATAGGATTTACGTGAATCAAATATATCATCTAATATACTTGCCAAAATATAACCTTGTAAAAAGGATGGCTGATAATTTTGACGAACATACTCATTATTACTTATTTCAATTAATGTATCCGACGGCTTCTCTTTATCCTTCTGAAGATTATATAGTTTATCAGAATAAACAAGGAACATCTGATTGTCATCTTCTTTAGATGCTTGTTTTGGTTCCTTTTCATCAATCAATTCCTTCGCAACTTGAGGAACTGACCGATTAGCGGCCCTATACACATATGATTCCTGCTTGCCGTCTTTTGCAACAGATTCTAATGGGTAACGGTCTTGAATAGACTTTTCATTTTGACCATTTTGGCAACCCGATAAAGCATAGCCAGCAATTACAAGCAACGTAACGATGGCAAGGATAGGGATTACGAACGATTTAATCATGGTAAACAATCGATTTGACATGATTGCGCCCCCTTACGTTGCCCTTATAATTTGTACATCAGCAGTAAGAATCGATTCTCCCTCGTACATCATCGTACGTCCATCTTGCCACTCAATGCGCAATAATTTACGATTGTCGGATTGGAACTCCCACACGTGTTGTTCATCAGATACTGCAAATGGAGTCTTACCCATCACGACAACGCGCCCGTTATATTGTTCTTCCATATGATATTCTATATCATCCATTTCAATTGTCGTTGGAACTTCATTTATAGAATCTAAACGCCCATCGATTGGTGCATACAGTTTATAATAAGTGCTTTCACGGTTTTCAATTTTTAAATAGCGAATTGTCTTTCCGTCCTGCAATGTTAAAACAATTTCACCACGAGAATGCATACTAGTTTTTCCGATCAATTCGTACATCACTAATGAAACTTCAATCATATCCCCAGGCGCTAACGTGAGTAAAGTTTTCTCTGGTTTCGCAGGCTCAGGACTTTTCATTATATTTTTAATTCGTTTAAATAAGCTCAAGGAACTATCCCACCTTTTCTCGTTATAGACACGCTGCTAAAATAAGGGCACCGACAATATGTAACGAACCGGCCAACAAAGCATGCGCTACATGCCCTTGCTTCGTTCCTTCTTCTAAATCTAAACCAACTACTTTTTTCAAAATAAGTTCGATAAACATTTCTACAACTAATAAAATAACGAATGAAACCGCCGATACAAACAGTGCCTGCCATAAATCATTTGCTTTCGTAATCGATTGTGACAAAATATATCCTTGCGCAAACAACTTCATAATAAAGCGCGTTGTCACAGCTATATTTCCTTTTTTGATTTCCGCTAAATCGTTATATTTTGTAAATATAGAATCAATCCACATAAGTGCAAATAAAAGAACAGCACCTGCTCCTGTCCAGATAAGCATGGCTAAAACATTCATCCATGTCATTCCAAAACCTCCTCAGGGAAAATAATAGAAAACCGACATGATTGATTTCCATGACATGTCGGTTCCTTTGTCTATTCTATCTTATTTCTCATACTGCTTCATAATGCGAGCTAATTCATCATCTACAGCTGAGTTTTTATTTAGACTTGCGAATTCCTCATCTAATGATTTTTCTTTTTTGTAGATTTCTCCACTTGCTTCTGCTTCTGCCTCTAATTGAAGAGCTTTTTCTTCCATACGACTTAAGCCAGCTTTTGCTGTATTTGCATCAAATCCAGACATTGCTTTATTAATATTTTTTTGTGCTTTCGCTGCATTTACACGCGCTACAAGTGTTTCACGTTTATTTTTCAGTTCAGTTAATTGCTTACGCATTTCTTCTAATTTTGCACGCAGATTATCAGCAGCTGCTTTATTTTGTTCGTAGCTCGCTTTATATTCGTTCATCTTTTGCTCTGCATTTTGCTTCTCTTCTAGAGCACGGCGCGCAAGATCAAGGTTACTTGCTTGAACAGCCATATGTGCTTGTTCTTCACGTTTCTTTACAAGCGCTTCTTGTTCTTCATATAATAATTTAAACTTTTTCTCAAGCGCAATTTGAGCTGCTACACTCTTCTCAGCTTCTTGTACATCCTCTTGCATATCGCGTAAATATTGATCCGTCATCTTAACTGGATCTTCTGCCTTTTCAATTAATGCATACACATTTGACATCGTTAAATCTCTTAATCGTTTAAAAACAGACATTCAAATTCCTCCTATTAATTACTTCATATTTCAAATTCAACTTCCGTAAAAATTAAAGAATTCTCCCTTTACAGTAAGAATATTCATTTTCAAAGCCTATTTGTTTATTATAACAAAACTAAAATGCCCTTACATATTATTTCTTGAATATATAAATTATAATATGACATTCTCTTCACAACATTTCCTCATACTACATACTTACTTTCTACACCCTATAATATTGCTACTTTTCAGAATGATTAGCCAGTCAATTTTGATTTAATATCTATCTAATATGGTAGTTAATTACAATTATTATTTTTGGCTATTGGAAATTTCAAGTCAACTTCTTTTATATAATCAATTTTATCGGAAATTCACACAACATGTCCAAACCATATAACTTTGTTTAGAATATGATGTATGAAAGATATATGTATAGTTTGCCTTATACGCACAAACATCTCCACCCTACATGGTATCAACATTCGAACAAGCCTCCAATCTTGGAGGCATTAGAACACTTTCTCGTTTACGAGAAAGTGTTTTTACTTTGGTATAAAAATGAACACTAAAGTTTAATAAAGCCTATTAAAAAATGAAGAAAATACATTGTATACCGTATTTATGCGAGGTTGACATAAAATCCGTTATAGGTAGCAAAAATATTAATGCCGTAATTAAACTAAAAAAGAATCCCTTCTGACTATTGGGATCCTTTTTCTTTTCTAAAAAATGCCCACACAAATGATCTGTACATCAATTATCCTTTGATGTACAGATCATTTGTGTGATAATTTTTACAGATAAGTGCAAAATGATAAACTTACATGAATGCTTTTAAAAGTTCTTGTACCATTGGAATTACTGCACCTACAAATTTTAAAACAGCCATTGCGATTTCCATACTATTTACCTCCTTTTATCTTATATTAAAATGTAGTGAATCTTTATATCCCTATTATAGTGAGCGTTTATATCAATATCAATACATTTTAATATGCAATATTTCATAAAATATAAATGGTTTATTTTGTTATAATTATAAAGGTGAATTGTTCATCCAACGATTCATAACAACGCATATCTATTAATAATGCAACCCTAATTACGCACAAAGGGAGAAGAATGTTTATCATTCTTCTCCCTTTTATATTTTAACGAACCTAGCATATCTATCTTAAGAAAGTGCTTGCATACAATTACTTACTATATAAATACAAATTAAAAAACCGATATAAAACCCTTCTTTTTAGGTGAGAGAGAGCATCCGTTCATGCATAGAAGCGGCCAGATCCTTTTCCTGCCCAGACATAGTGAAAACAAAGAGAGAAAACGAGTGCAGGTCACCTTTTGTTATCTATAGCCGCGGCTATATGTCGAAAAATCAAAATGGATTTATATAGATCCCTTTTCTTCCTATCTTTTTACAACCCGATAAAGTGAAACTTCCATTTGTAAAAATCACTGATAAATCCCTTTAATATTTTGGTATCAATAACCAATTTATGGGTTATTCTAATAAAAACTATTTAGATCCGTATCCTGATATAGTGGAGGTATGTATGATGTATTATGTGAAATTAATTAAGGGACAATCTTTCTATGCCTTTGATCATCGTTTCTTATTACATCAAGAGGAACAAGTTACACAAAAAATTTTTAAATACCTGTGCAAAAATGATTTTTTTGAAGTACGCAAAGACGAGAGCTCTCCCATTATAAAAAAGAACAAGGAAAATAGGCATTCGTCGTCTAGTCAAACATTTGTGTGAATGAGGTCATATGTAATACAAAAAAGGATAGATAAAGCTAATATTCTTTGCTTGTATCTATCCTTCTCTTTTACTGTATATATAATGTGTAACATTATATACCTTTAGTATTAAGTTAATTACCTATAACCTTGACTTTTGATAAAATATCTAGATTAACTTCCGTTTAACTACTTATGAGCAGTCATATCAGGACTACAACTATTTGACTGACATGACTTATTCAGCGAACACGCTGCACATTTTCCTTTTTTACTTCTCTTTACAAAATTGATTAACGTATATCCTGCATACCCAAAAATGACAGCTCCAATTACAATATTGACTATCATTATGATACATCTCCTTCTAGAATCCAAGTAAGGATCCGACTTGATATATAACGAACGTTAATACATAAGCAACAATAAGTGGATAAACAACAGAGAAAATTGTCCACTTTACAGATCCTGTTTCACGGCGAATAACGGCTACTGTCGCTAAACATGGAACGTATAACAAAATGAAGAACATGAACGCATATGCTGATAATGCAGTATAGTGCGTACCCATTACATTTCCTAATACATCTTCTTTAACAGCATAAATGATTGCCATTGTAGAAACGACAACTTCTTTTGCTAAAAATCCTGTTAATAATGACGCCGCTGCTTGCCATGTTCCAAAACCGAGCGGCGCTAAAATTGGTGCCACGAAACCACCAATCATCGCCAAGAAACTATCCCCCATATCTACGCCAAATCCCGATGGCCCCGCGTAGTTTAGTAGCCAAATGACGACAGAACCACCAAAGATAAACGTACCTGCTTTACGTACGAAACCTTTTCCTTTTTCCCAAGTACTAAGCCATAATGTTTTTGCTTGTGGCACACGGTAAGGTGGAAGCTCGATAACAAAAATAGATTTTTCTTCTTTTAAAACGGTAAGAGACATTACCTTTGTAACTAATAATGCGAGTACAATACCTGCAATGTATAAAGAGAACACGACCATCGCTTGACTATGAGGGAAAAAGACTCCCGCAAATAATGCATATACAGGTAACCGTGCCGAACAAGACATAAATGGTGTTACTAAAACGGTAAGTAATCTCTCTTTCTCTTGTTCAATTGTTCTCGCTGCCATAATCCCTGGTACGTTACAACCGAAACCTATGATCATCGGAATAAACGCTTTTCCATTTAAACCAAAGTACTCCATAATACGGTCCATTACAACGGCAATTCGTGCCATATAACCTGAGTCTTCTAATAACGAAATAAAGAAGAACAACGCAAAAATTTGTGGAACGAATACTAATACAGCCCCAACACCAGCAATAATCCCTTCTGTAACGAGAGCTTGAATAAACTCAGATGCTCCGATATTTGCAAGTCCTGCTGTGACCCAATCTGTGAACTGCCCACCGAGAAATCCATCAAGTATATCCGATAAAGGTGTCCCAATCCACGTAAACGTAACCTGAAAAATAAAAAACATAACTGCTAAAAAGATTGGAAGTCCTAAAACTTTATGTGTAATTAACTGATCAATTCTTTCAGAAAAAGGAATACTCCCTTCTTTTTCACGACGAATGACACTCGTTTTTAACTTTTCAATATACGCTGCACGTGCATTATAAATATACTGCTCCAACGTCACGTCAAGTTCTGCTTCTAGTGCCGATCGAATGGCTACCAGTTCTTTATAAGTAGACAATTGATTTAACTCTTGTTCTACCACTTCATTATTGCTTAAAAATTGAAGTGCAAGCCATCTTGGATGCTCATAATTTGCTTGCCCTAATATGTCTATTAATTGTGCAATGCCTGCATCTACGTTTTTACCGTAAGAAAGAATAAAAGTTTTTCCTTTCTTCTTCCCACTCTCATGAAGAGTAGCTAGTAATTCATCGCAGCCTTTTCCACTTCTCGCAACAACAGGAACGACTGTTACACCGAGCATTTCCGCTAGTTTTTTTGCATCAATTATAATCCCGCGCTGCTTCGCAACATCGACCATATTTAACCCGATAGAAAGTGGCTTACCAAATTCTAATAATTGCAGAGTCAAATGCATATTACGCTCAAATTGAGAAGAGTCTACAATATTTAGCATATGATTAAATTCTTCTGTTAATAGAAATTTGGTAACGACTCCTTCATCACGGGAAACTGGATTTAAGTCATATACGCCTGGTAAATCAATTAATGTTCCTTGCTTATCTTTTAACTTACCAACTTTCTTTTCTACCGTTACTCCGCTCCAGTTCCCTACATATTCATAGGAACCAGTAAGCGCATTAAATAATGATGTTTTTCCGGTATTCGGATTCCCTAGCAAAGCAACCTTATTCACGCTAATTCCACCTTTATCATTTTCGCGTCACAATGACGAATACTAATTAATTGTCCACGGCACTCTAATGTACAAGGGCCATTGAACATTGCCTTTTGTTTTATACGAAGCTCGCAACCCTCTGATAGGCCAAATGCAGCTAAACGTCTTTTCAATAATTTATCAAGCGCCTGTAAATTTTTCACTCGTACCTTTTCACCTATACTTATCTCAACTAAACTCATAATCTCCCCCCTCAAAAGAGAATGATAATTATTTTCAAAAAAATTGTATCATATTCTATTTATCAAGTACTATAGCTTTTCCCTTCATATTTATTAACATTTTCGTACAATTATATTTAAATACCTAAATGTCCATTTGTCATTCTCATCCATTTCCATTACAATGAACCTAACAAATAAAGAATCTCGTTATCACAGGGGGAGCCCCGTTGCTGAGAGGGAACACTTCGTTCCGACCCTTTGAACCTGTTAGTTAATGCTAACGTAGGAATTGTGCAAACGTTGAAATACATACCTCATCATTTTCTACATACGTATTTCATATCTCCCTATGGTAATTCTTCTTTTTTTGTGCAACTTGGATCTAGGGGGAATAACAACATGCGTAACACCAATTTACAAGCGATGATTGAATCTGCAATCCTTGCAGCCTTTGCCTTGATCATCGACATTTTACCACTATCGATTAAACTTCCAACAGGCGGTTCTATCTCATTTGCTATGATTCCTATTTTTATTATCGCTTACCGCTGGGGATTTAAAAAGGCTTTCTTAGGCGGCTTAATTTGGGGGCTACTACAAATCGTAGTCGGCGATGCTTATATTTTAACGCCTGTACAAGCGTTTATTGAGTACTTCATTGCATTTGCTTTTATCGGTTTTGCTGGTTTATTCTATCGTCCCATTCAAAAGGCACTTGCAAATCAGCAAAAAAATAATCAAGACGAATCTAACTTTGATAGTCGAAAAGACAAACCTATATCAGCGGGCAATCAAAGAAAAAAAGCTCTTGTATATATTATCATTGCTACATTTATCGGTAGCTTTGCACGCTATTTCTGTCATTTTAT
This region includes:
- the thiT gene encoding energy-coupled thiamine transporter ThiT, giving the protein MRNTNLQAMIESAILAAFALIIDILPLSIKLPTGGSISFAMIPIFIIAYRWGFKKAFLGGLIWGLLQIVVGDAYILTPVQAFIEYFIAFAFIGFAGLFYRPIQKALANQQKNNQDESNFDSRKDKPISAGNQRKKALVYIIIATFIGSFARYFCHFIAGVIFFGKYAPPGQSAVLYSLIVNGSTMLASFGLCTVLLLLLFTTSPRLFKSIGAHHMNSKKKSA
- the feoB gene encoding ferrous iron transport protein B; its protein translation is MNKVALLGNPNTGKTSLFNALTGSYEYVGNWSGVTVEKKVGKLKDKQGTLIDLPGVYDLNPVSRDEGVVTKFLLTEEFNHMLNIVDSSQFERNMHLTLQLLEFGKPLSIGLNMVDVAKQRGIIIDAKKLAEMLGVTVVPVVARSGKGCDELLATLHESGKKKGKTFILSYGKNVDAGIAQLIDILGQANYEHPRWLALQFLSNNEVVEQELNQLSTYKELVAIRSALEAELDVTLEQYIYNARAAYIEKLKTSVIRREKEGSIPFSERIDQLITHKVLGLPIFLAVMFFIFQVTFTWIGTPLSDILDGFLGGQFTDWVTAGLANIGASEFIQALVTEGIIAGVGAVLVFVPQIFALFFFISLLEDSGYMARIAVVMDRIMEYFGLNGKAFIPMIIGFGCNVPGIMAARTIEQEKERLLTVLVTPFMSCSARLPVYALFAGVFFPHSQAMVVFSLYIAGIVLALLVTKVMSLTVLKEEKSIFVIELPPYRVPQAKTLWLSTWEKGKGFVRKAGTFIFGGSVVIWLLNYAGPSGFGVDMGDSFLAMIGGFVAPILAPLGFGTWQAAASLLTGFLAKEVVVSTMAIIYAVKEDVLGNVMGTHYTALSAYAFMFFILLYVPCLATVAVIRRETGSVKWTIFSVVYPLIVAYVLTFVIYQVGSLLGF
- a CDS encoding DUF4247 domain-containing protein is translated as MSNRLFTMIKSFVIPILAIVTLLVIAGYALSGCQNGQNEKSIQDRYPLESVAKDGKQESYVYRAANRSVPQVAKELIDEKEPKQASKEDDNQMFLVYSDKLYNLQKDKEKPSDTLIEISNNEYVRQNYQPSFLQGYILASILDDIFDSRKSYHGDYRGYTDRKNHKPVIPERPPTKEEKKTPPPITKQGKGSIIKRSDKIQEPKTSVGDKGSVTEKGSKTIPPSTENKGKIIKSPGGSSGSDVKPKSSIKSPPRNTSPPKTRVGGSGKIMKRR
- a CDS encoding PspA/IM30 family protein; protein product: MSVFKRLRDLTMSNVYALIEKAEDPVKMTDQYLRDMQEDVQEAEKSVAAQIALEKKFKLLYEEQEALVKKREEQAHMAVQASNLDLARRALEEKQNAEQKMNEYKASYEQNKAAADNLRAKLEEMRKQLTELKNKRETLVARVNAAKAQKNINKAMSGFDANTAKAGLSRMEEKALQLEAEAEASGEIYKKEKSLDEEFASLNKNSAVDDELARIMKQYEK
- a CDS encoding DUF4178 domain-containing protein, producing the protein MSLFKRIKNIMKSPEPAKPEKTLLTLAPGDMIEVSLVMYELIGKTSMHSRGEIVLTLQDGKTIRYLKIENRESTYYKLYAPIDGRLDSINEVPTTIEMDDIEYHMEEQYNGRVVVMGKTPFAVSDEQHVWEFQSDNRKLLRIEWQDGRTMMYEGESILTADVQIIRAT
- a CDS encoding FeoA family protein → MSLVEISIGEKVRVKNLQALDKLLKRRLAAFGLSEGCELRIKQKAMFNGPCTLECRGQLISIRHCDAKMIKVELA
- a CDS encoding DUF350 domain-containing protein, with product MTWMNVLAMLIWTGAGAVLLFALMWIDSIFTKYNDLAEIKKGNIAVTTRFIMKLFAQGYILSQSITKANDLWQALFVSAVSFVILLVVEMFIELILKKVVGLDLEEGTKQGHVAHALLAGSLHIVGALILAACL
- a CDS encoding FeoB-associated Cys-rich membrane protein, producing MIVNIVIGAVIFGYAGYTLINFVKRSKKGKCAACSLNKSCQSNSCSPDMTAHK